One Sodalinema gerasimenkoae IPPAS B-353 DNA segment encodes these proteins:
- the sbcD gene encoding exonuclease subunit SbcD, producing the protein MVKVLHLSDIHLGSGFSHGKLDPDTGLNTRFLDFIGTLRRCIDRALEDSVDLVLFGGDAFPDATPPPYIAEAFALEFHRLAQANIPTVLLVGNHDRYSLADGSASLGIYRTLAVPNFIVGDRLDLHSIPTRNGTIQVITLPWLTSSTLLTRPESQGLSIAQINELLAERLRIALEGEIRKRDRTCPTILLGHLMSDKAKFGAERLLAVSKGFTIPLSLLVREEFDYVALGHVHKHQNLNPSNDPPVVYPGSIERVDFSEEKEDKGYVLAEVEVGTCRWEFCPLPVRPFLTISVDVSEADDPQAMLLTTLQKKDLCDRVVRLRYKLRADQLDRINTSELRKALKPAHSATIQPELISQLSRPRIPSLSGRAIDPLDALHAYLDNREDLRDIREDLVKAAEHLLHEDELPLFRES; encoded by the coding sequence ATGGTTAAAGTTCTGCATCTATCTGATATCCACCTCGGGAGTGGCTTCTCTCACGGCAAACTTGACCCCGACACGGGACTCAATACCCGTTTTCTGGACTTTATTGGCACCCTTAGACGTTGTATCGATCGCGCCCTAGAAGACTCCGTCGACCTGGTTCTCTTTGGCGGGGATGCCTTTCCCGACGCCACTCCCCCGCCCTATATTGCCGAAGCCTTCGCCCTGGAGTTTCACCGCCTGGCCCAAGCCAATATCCCCACCGTACTGCTAGTCGGAAATCACGATCGCTACTCCCTCGCCGATGGAAGTGCCAGTCTAGGAATTTACCGAACCCTGGCCGTTCCTAACTTCATTGTCGGCGATCGCCTAGATCTCCATTCCATCCCCACTCGCAACGGAACCATACAAGTCATCACCTTACCCTGGCTCACCAGTTCCACCCTCTTAACCCGTCCTGAAAGTCAAGGCCTCTCCATCGCCCAAATCAATGAACTGCTGGCGGAACGCCTACGGATTGCCCTAGAAGGAGAAATTCGCAAACGCGATCGCACCTGTCCCACAATTCTCCTGGGTCATCTGATGAGCGATAAAGCCAAATTTGGGGCAGAACGACTCTTAGCGGTGAGTAAAGGCTTCACCATTCCCCTCTCCCTGCTGGTGCGTGAAGAATTTGACTATGTGGCCCTAGGCCATGTCCACAAACACCAAAATCTTAACCCCAGTAATGATCCCCCCGTGGTCTATCCCGGCAGCATTGAGCGGGTTGACTTTAGTGAGGAGAAAGAGGACAAAGGCTATGTTCTGGCGGAGGTGGAGGTGGGAACCTGTCGCTGGGAATTTTGTCCGCTCCCCGTTCGCCCGTTCCTGACCATCTCTGTTGATGTTTCTGAGGCGGATGACCCCCAAGCCATGCTGCTAACGACTCTCCAGAAAAAAGACCTGTGCGATCGCGTGGTCCGCTTACGCTATAAACTGCGAGCCGACCAACTCGATCGTATCAATACCTCAGAACTTCGCAAAGCCCTAAAACCCGCCCACAGTGCCACAATTCAACCAGAGTTAATCAGCCAACTCAGTCGGCCCCGCATTCCCTCCCTCAGTGGACGGGCCATTGACCCCCTCGATGCCCTCCATGCCTATTTAGACAACCGCGAAGACCTCCGAGATATCCGTGAGGATCTCGTTAAAGCCGCTGAACACCTCTTACATGAGGATGAGTTACCCTTATTTCGCGAGAGTTAA
- the psaA gene encoding photosystem I core protein PsaA, translated as MTISPQERDAKVKVEVDKNPVPTSFEKWGKPGHFDRTLARGPKTTTWIWNLHADAHDFDSQTNDLEEVSRKIFSAHFGQLAVIFIWLSGAYFHGARFSNYEAWLSDPTGIKPSAQVVWSIVGQDILNADVGGGFHGIQITSGLFQLWRASGITNEFQLYCTAIGGLVMAALMLFAGWFHYHVSAPKLEWFQNVESMMNHHLAGLLGLGSLGWAGHQIHVSLPINKLLDAGVAPQDIPLPHEFILDTSKMAELYPSFAKGLTPFFTLNWGEYADFLTFKGGLNPQTGGLWLSDTAHHHLAIAVLFIIAGHMYRTNWGIGHSMKEILEAHKGPFTGEGHKGLYEILTTSWHAQLAINLAMMGSLSIIVAHHMYSMPPYPYIATDYPTQLSLFTHHMWIGGFLIVGAGAHAAIFMVRDYDPAKNVDNLLDRVIRHRDAIISHLNWVCIFLGFHSFGLYVHNDTMRAFGRPQDMFSDTGIQLQPIFAQWVQHLHTLAPGNTAPNALASVSPAFGGDVVAVGGKVAMMPIQLGTADFMVHHIHAFTIHVTVLILLKGVLFARSSRLIPDKAELGFRFACDGPGRGGTCQVSGWDHVFLGLFWMYNSLSIVIFHFSWKMQSDVWGTVGADGSVSHITYGNFAQSAITINGWLRDFLWAQASQVIGSYGSALSAYGLLFLGAHFVWAFSLMFLFSGRGYWQELIESIVWAHNKLKVAPAIQPRALSIIQGRAVGVAHYLLGGIATTWAFFLARIISVG; from the coding sequence ATGACGATTAGTCCCCAAGAGCGGGATGCAAAAGTCAAAGTCGAGGTCGACAAAAATCCGGTTCCGACTTCTTTTGAGAAGTGGGGCAAACCTGGTCACTTCGATCGCACTTTGGCACGAGGTCCAAAAACCACCACTTGGATTTGGAACCTCCATGCAGACGCTCATGATTTTGACAGTCAAACCAACGACTTAGAAGAAGTATCGCGCAAAATTTTTAGCGCCCACTTCGGTCAACTGGCAGTCATTTTTATCTGGTTAAGCGGTGCCTACTTCCACGGCGCACGTTTCTCCAATTATGAAGCTTGGTTAAGCGATCCCACTGGGATCAAGCCAAGTGCTCAAGTAGTTTGGTCCATTGTGGGTCAAGACATCCTCAACGCCGACGTTGGTGGTGGCTTCCACGGGATTCAAATTACATCCGGATTATTCCAACTTTGGCGTGCTAGCGGCATTACCAATGAGTTCCAACTGTACTGCACCGCCATTGGTGGTCTAGTAATGGCAGCTTTGATGCTGTTCGCCGGTTGGTTCCATTACCACGTCAGTGCACCGAAACTGGAATGGTTCCAAAACGTGGAATCGATGATGAACCACCACTTGGCTGGTTTACTCGGACTTGGCTCCTTAGGTTGGGCCGGTCACCAAATCCACGTTTCGCTTCCCATTAATAAACTTCTGGATGCTGGTGTTGCACCGCAGGATATTCCCCTGCCGCACGAGTTTATCCTTGATACAAGCAAAATGGCGGAACTGTATCCCAGTTTTGCCAAAGGTTTAACCCCATTCTTTACCTTGAACTGGGGTGAATATGCAGACTTCCTAACCTTCAAAGGTGGCTTGAACCCCCAAACCGGTGGTCTCTGGCTCAGCGATACGGCTCACCATCACTTGGCGATCGCCGTCCTGTTTATCATCGCGGGTCACATGTACCGGACCAACTGGGGTATCGGTCACAGCATGAAGGAAATCCTGGAAGCCCATAAAGGACCCTTTACCGGAGAAGGTCACAAAGGACTCTACGAGATCCTGACCACCTCCTGGCATGCCCAGCTTGCGATTAACCTCGCCATGATGGGTTCCCTGAGTATCATTGTGGCTCACCACATGTACTCCATGCCTCCCTATCCGTACATTGCAACGGATTACCCGACTCAACTGTCGCTGTTTACCCACCATATGTGGATTGGCGGCTTCCTAATTGTCGGTGCAGGTGCTCACGCAGCCATCTTCATGGTTCGTGACTATGACCCTGCCAAAAACGTGGATAACCTGCTCGATCGGGTCATCCGCCACCGAGATGCAATCATCTCCCACCTGAACTGGGTTTGTATCTTCTTAGGCTTCCATAGCTTTGGGCTTTACGTCCACAACGACACCATGCGTGCCTTTGGTCGTCCTCAAGATATGTTCTCCGACACGGGGATCCAGCTTCAGCCGATCTTTGCCCAATGGGTTCAACACCTACATACCTTGGCACCGGGCAACACTGCCCCCAATGCCTTAGCGAGTGTTAGTCCTGCCTTTGGCGGCGATGTCGTCGCTGTCGGTGGAAAAGTCGCCATGATGCCCATTCAATTGGGTACAGCTGACTTCATGGTTCACCACATTCACGCCTTCACCATCCACGTGACGGTGCTGATTCTGCTCAAAGGTGTTCTGTTTGCTCGTAGCTCTCGCTTGATTCCTGACAAAGCCGAGCTAGGCTTCCGCTTTGCTTGTGACGGTCCGGGACGTGGCGGTACTTGCCAAGTCTCTGGTTGGGACCATGTGTTCTTGGGTCTGTTCTGGATGTACAACAGCCTCTCCATCGTGATTTTCCACTTCAGTTGGAAGATGCAATCCGATGTTTGGGGAACAGTTGGTGCAGACGGTTCGGTGTCCCACATCACCTATGGCAACTTTGCCCAAAGCGCCATTACCATTAATGGATGGTTGCGCGACTTCCTGTGGGCGCAAGCCTCTCAGGTAATCGGTTCCTACGGTTCAGCCCTGTCCGCCTATGGACTGCTGTTCCTCGGTGCTCACTTCGTTTGGGCATTCAGCCTCATGTTCCTCTTTAGTGGACGTGGCTACTGGCAAGAGCTAATTGAGTCGATTGTTTGGGCTCATAACAAGCTCAAAGTCGCTCCCGCGATTCAACCCCGCGCCCTGAGCATCATTCAAGGTCGGGCCGTTGGTGTCGCCCACTATCTGTTAGGTGGGATTGCCACAACTTGGGCATTCTTCCTGGCACGGATCATTTC